One Choloepus didactylus isolate mChoDid1 chromosome 8, mChoDid1.pri, whole genome shotgun sequence DNA window includes the following coding sequences:
- the KRT8 gene encoding keratin, type II cytoskeletal 8, which yields MSIRVTQKSYKVSSGPRTFSSRSYTSGPGTRVSSYSRVGSSGSSFRGNLGAGMGLMGGYAGAGSAGGITAVTLNQSLLSPLKLEVDPNIQAVRMQEKEQIKSLNNKFASFIDKVRFLEQQNKMLETKWSLLQQQKTAGSKMDNLFESYINNLRRQHEALSQEKLKLEAELGNMQGLVEDFKNKYEDEINKRTEMENEFVLIKKDVDEAYMNKVELESRLEGLTDEINFLRQLYEAEIRELQAQISDTSVVLSMDNSRSLDLDGIIAEVKAQYEEIANRSRAEAESMYQIKYEELQTLAGKHGDDLRRTKTEISEMNRSISRLQAEIEGLKGQRASLEAAIADAEQRGELAIKDANAKLAQLEAALHQAKQDMARQLREYQELMNVKLALDIEIATYRKLLEGEESRLESGMQNMSIHTKTSSGYYSGPLSPVFGGIAGTGNNYSFSSGGSRTGSTKAVVVKKIETRDGKLVSESSDVLPK from the exons ATGTCCATCAGGGTCACCCAGAAATCCTACAAGGTGTCCTCCGGCCCCCGGACCTTCAGCAGCCGCTCTTACACGAGCGGGCCCGGCACCCGCGTCAGCTCCTACTCTCGGGTGggcagcagtggcagcagcttcCGGGGCAACCTGGGTGCTGGCATGGGTCTGATGGGGGGCTATGCAGGGGCAGGGAGTGCCGGGGGTATCACAGCCGTCACGTTGAACCAGAGCCTGCTGAGCCCCCTTAAGCTGGAGGTGGACCCCAACATCCAGGCCGTGCGGATGCAGGAGAAGGAGCAGATCAAGTCCCTGAACAACAAGTTTGCTTCCTTCATCGACAAG GTGCGGTTCCTGGAGCAGCAGAACAAGATGCTGGAGACCAAGTGGAGCCTCCTGCAGCAGCAGAAGACTGCTGGGAGCAAAATGGACAACTTGTTTGAGAGCTACATCAACAACCTTCGGCGGCAGCACGAGGCGCTGAGCCAGGAGAAGCTGAAGCTGGAGGCGGAGCTTGGCAACATGCAGGGCCTGGTGGAAGACTTCAAAAATAA GTACGAGGATGAGATCAACAAGCGAACAGAGATGGAGAATGAATTTGTCCTCATCAAGAAG GATGTGGATGAAGCTTACATGAACAAAGTGGAGCTGGAGTCCCGCCTGGAAGGGCTGACCGATGAGATTAACTTCCTCAGGCAGCTATATGAAGCG GAGATCCGTGAGCTGCAGGCCCAGATCTCGGACACGTCCGTGGTCCTCTCCATGGACAACAGCCGCTCCCTGGACCTGGATGGCATCATCGCCGAGGTCAAGGCCCAGTATGAGGAAATCGCCAACCGCAGCCGGGCTGAGGCTGAGAGCATGTACCAGATCAAG TACGAGGAGCTGCAGACGCTGGCCGGGAAGCATGGGGATGACCTCCGCCGCACGAAGACGGAGATCTCTGAGATGAACCGATCCATCAGCCGGCTCCAGGCTGAGATCGAGGGCCTGAAGGGCCAG agggcttccctggaggccgccATTGCAGATGCCGAGCAGCGTGGGGAGCTGGCCATTAAGGATGCCAATGCCAAGTTGGCCCAGCTGGAGGCTGCCCTGCACCAGGCCAAGCAGGACATGGCGCGGCAGCTGCGCGAGTACCAGGAGCTGATGAACGTCAAGCTGGCCCTGGACATTGAGATCGCCACCTACCGCAAGCTGCTGGAGGGCGAGGAGAGCCG GCTGGAATCTGGGATGCAGAACATGAGTATTCATACGAAGACTTCCAGTGGCTACTACTCAG GTCCACTGAGCCCCGTCTTTGGAGGCATCGCAGGCACTGGCAACAACTACTCCTTCAGCTCTGGTGGGAGCCGCACTGGCTCCACCAAGGCCGTGGTTGTGAAGAAGATTGAGACCCGCGATGGGAAGCTGGTGTCGGAGTCGTCTGATGTCCTGCCCAAGTGA